The following nucleotide sequence is from Bos taurus isolate L1 Dominette 01449 registration number 42190680 breed Hereford chromosome 3, ARS-UCD2.0, whole genome shotgun sequence.
CTCTGCTGAACACCAAGATTCCTCCATTCAGATTCAGACATCAAATGAGTTTTAGGGACCAGCTTGGCTATGTCCTTGGGCAACATGACATGCCTGTAATAGAAACATGGGAAGGTGGGAAATTTGTATCAGTATTGGGTACAATCTATCAGATGAGGGGGGCCAGCAGGTAAAGCCAAGACAGACAAGAAAAGAGAAACCAGTTTGTAATGGCAGGGAGTTTATAAAATCTTATTGTAGTGCAAAGGCAGCTAGAAAAAAAGCCCAAGTTACGGGCCAAGTTACATAAATTCTCACGAAAGTATATTAGAAAGTACATATTAATGAATAACACCCGTGAATGAGTGCCAAAATTACAGCCACTTACAGTCCTCTAGTTGATTACTCTTAATATAACGGGAGCCCCAGAACACACACAGTTAATAATTAGGGGTGGCTCTGAACAGGGTTgtaaggaagggagagaagtaaTTTCAGAGAGGAAAGGCCTATCAGGGAGTGCTGTGTGGAAGAGCCAGAACATAAAATCAactatatggagaaggaaatagcaacccactccagtattcttgcctggggaattccatggacagaggagcctagcgggctataatccatggggtcgcaaagagttggacacgacttagggactaaacaacaacaaagatatctatttatacatttatacttATATACATTTCTATGGCCTATGTACAAAAATGTCCACAATCCCCTcccttatttttaagttttacaatTTTACAAACACCTGAAGGCAAACATTTTTCTCATAATCCATTCGGTTACTAAATCTTAGATGACCTGAATTTATCTGCTGgtgaaataaagacttttttacccacccctgccaccaagaatgaaatagaaaaatcttatcttttaaaatctatcctCATAAGTTACATTTTTCAACTCTGAAAGGATGTGCCACCAGACTTCTTTAGGGGAGACTTCAAGCTTTCCTAACCAAGGATAAGTCTCCTTTTATAGCAAAGAAATGACTACTTGAATTGGGGTGACCCAGACTTCATTATGTTCAGTGAAACTGCATTgaatgctctctctctctgctaaGTAAAAGGGATtccactccccccaccaccctcGAGTCAATTCTAGTCTAAATGTCTGAAAACAGCTTACATCCTAACAAGCTTCTGGCATAAAGACTGGGTTCCAGGGCTATTtagaccaaaaaaacaaaacaaacctttcCTTAAATCAAATATCACTGCCAAGACTTACATCCTCCAGAGGATGAAACTAATGATGTCTCCCTAGCCCTGCAAAGACATTTTAAGCACACAATTTTAGTTAGCCAAGTTCAGATGTTGACAAAAACAgctgagaaaaagaaagttaactGGGTTCAAACAGGGCtggagtttcttttcttttggtctggtttgtagttgcagcatgtgggacctagttccctgtagttccctgaccagggattgaacccaggtcccctgcattgggtgtttggcatcttagccactggaccaccagtgaaatcccagggctggggatcTTTTCCCAAGGATTTGAcataaaaataatgcaaacaGTGTTATTTGACAGCATACACCAAGTTCTCCAGAAGGCTCAGAGCCCTGCACTAGGCTGAAGAAACACAAGAAAACCAAGCTTCCAGTTGTTTTAACTATTAAGGCTTACTACAGATTAGTGGAATGCCAacatttgtaaaattattttctattttttaaattattttctaatctaGAATTTTGGACTTAGGGTTTATCAAATGCAAACTCTGTACGGATTCCTTTCTTTATCGTGCTTGGTGAATCCTACGTGCTCCCACCACAACCCACCTGTACATAGCTCTATCATACCAATTATCATCTTCTTTCTGAAGCCTGTCAGTATTTCCACATATTTTTTAGGTCTGTTGAAAGCAGGGACCGTGGCTTATCCGTGTACTTTAGCAGAACACCTGAAACCTATAAACACTCCATAATTGTTTCCCAAGTAGATGCCCTTCAAACATTTGACGGTGATCTATTAGGGCCATATTAAGTCTTTCCTCAGTGTTCCTGGTCAGTTTTATTCCATTCCAGTTCCTCGAAGCCCCCCTTCCTAAAACAAATCAGACAATCACGCCCCTTTCCCATGGATTAATAAGCAACACTCAGGCTCTCTTAGAACTCCCCTCACTTTGAGGACTCGAAGAAAATTCAAGCTTCGCCTTTGCCACCTTCTCCCAGAAGGCTCTACGGTGTGGCTGTAATACAGTCTCAAGAAGGCAAGTTCAGTTTACTCAACTGAGGTGAGAGAATAGTCCAGAAACCCGCAAAACTGAGGGTGGTCAGTATTCTAACATTCGAACACTCTAACCACGACCACCCACGCCTCCTTCCAAATTCGCTATCActttagagttttttttaaattgccccCTACCTTTCGCGCATGCGCCTTACACTCTAAACACACCCATTCCCGTTAACCTCCCGCGCATGCGCCAACTCTGCTGTTTCAGTCCCCGTTACCAATTCTCGTGCCCTCAGTTGTCAAAACTCACGACCTTGATATTGCCCCCGCGCCGGCACTAACCGGTACTCGAACTCCTCGTCGTCGTATTTGTCCGAATAGTAAATTTGTTTGTGCGACATGATCACTCTGCCTGAGGACCTTCAGCCCCGCGCCGCCAACCTCCGAACAACTCCCAGCAGCACGCGCTCCCACCCTCTTTGGCCTCGCTTTCAAACACGCCGCCTGCGCTGTCTATTGGTCCCTCTGGAGGAAGGCGGGACAACTCCACCTTCAAGCCTCCGATTGGCTTAGGTTTGCTTCTACTCAAGTCCTCATTGGACTGAACATTGCTCAAGAATTGCCGTAAGTAAAAAATAGGCTTTTTATTGGCTATCATTGCCACTGTGCGCGTCCTCGCGCTGCCATTGGCTGATTCGGGAAAGTGGGACGGGTGAAGGAGGGACAAGGAGGTAGAGGGTCAGGGGTTAGTGAGGCCGGAAGTGAGTGTAATAAAGTTTCTCCAGGGAGGCCGGGCCCGGGGAGAAAGTTGGAGCGGCGACCTGAGGAGGCAGTGGCGTGATCCGGAACCAAATCGGGCCGCGGTGCGGTGCGGAGACTCCATGAAGTCCTGGTGAGTTGGGACATTTTTCTTCTTAGGTGACCCACTCCTCTACCCCGGAACCCCTCTCCCGGGACCCTACTTCCGGTCTTCATTTACAAGTCCCGCCCCCTGAGACCCCCTCCCCGGAAGTCCCACCTCCCAACTTCAGGGGGCTCTCCGAACCCCgacttattttccatttattgtcCCCAATCCTACCCTGTCGTCCAGCTTTCCTGGAAGTCCCACCCCCAGACATGCTTCCAAACCCCTGCGTTAGTCCTTCCGATTCCCCGAAACTCCGCCTCCTCGAGACGATTCTCCGCTAACACCTGTCTATCAAAAGCCTAGCTCCCAAAAGGGCAGAACCCTGCTGCTACTCAAGGAACTATTCGAATTCGTGAGGCCACGCCTCCCTAAGGGTTCCGCCCCTTTAGAAGCCTCGCCCCTTCCTTAATCCACGTCAGATCGTCCAGAAGCCTCTCCCCCTGGAGTCTCTGGTGCACGCGTCTTGAGGGGCCACGCCCCTTCAGGAGCGTTATCCAGGTTGGACCCTTGTCATCGCCTCAGGAGCTTTGTCTTCAATCCCAGAAACTTCACCTGCTGGCGCTTCCTCGTTCCTTTTCTCTTTGGGGCCCTTGGCTCAGTTTTCCTGAGCTCTTAGGCTCCACTGGATAGGAAGTCAAAAGTTCACATCTCTGACTCTGAGGAGTAAGAGATTAGAGGCAGCCCTTTTTCTCTCCCTTAGCCCCTTCCAAGGGTGGACCTACTTGAAGGGGGCTGGACTTGGGGTTTGGCACGAGAGTGGGAGGGAGACTTGCTCATAGATTCCCTGCCCCACTCCCTGAGTTTCCCTTCCCAGGACCGACTCCACCCCAGAAACAGCTGTTTGTCTCATACCTGTACGACGGGAGCTGGGTAGGGCCGTGGATTTGTCGATGTGTGACATGTGGGTGTGACAGAAGAGAAAGTTTTCTACCACCTGAAGACGGTGGCTTGGAATGGGTGTAGGTAACAGTGTCCTTTttgctgtttgattttttttttttttaagggactcTTCAGGCCCCACCACTTCTCtggctcttcccctcccccaaacaGTTCTAGTCTAGGCATTTCTCCTGGTCCTGCTTGCCCAGCCTTCCCTGCTGGAAACATTCCTGAGGCTTTCGCCATTTCCTGCTACTTTCCGCCTTTCTtgcctcctcctccctgctgGGCTGAAAAGCCACATGCAACTTCTTCCCCACACCCAGTCGTTCAGATTCTCAGTAGCAATCTCCTTTCTTCCTGCAGATTCCCAGTAGCAATCTTCTTTCTTCCTCCGTAAATTTAAAGAGCCctacttcctctttcttttctaaacatgCCCACACCTGTTGGTCATTCCTTGTCTCTGGATTCTGCAGGCACCCACAGAATGCCCACCTCTAAAGATGAGGAtatcctggtgtgtgtgtgttgcggggAGCGGTGAGGCTTTGGCAGAATCCTTTCCTCATTCTCTCTGTTTCTGAGTGCTGAGGCCTtaggaaacagtgatagattttcttCTCAGGAGTTGTGCATGGAGTGGTAAAGCTCTCCTGGGTTGAGGACTACGGGGGCGGTGATAAGCACAGTATCTAACATGTTTTAATTGTCAGGGTTGTTAATCACTGTAACAcgataatttgcatttttttttaatattctgaagtaAATCTAAAGATAGGTAATTCCGCGGTGAGCCTGGTGagggtatatgtatcttttactacttatttttggttgctttccaacttcctctgtggccccctgGAGCAGAGCTGTGGCAGGATGCTGTGGGTGGAAGGAATGAGTTTGGGACTGTTCCCTGTGTCCAGCCTCAATCCtcttctggcacccctttcttatGAGCACAGATTTGTCTTCTGCCCCTCTGTCCCTTCCTGGCCACCTCTCTTGGAGAACTGTCACACTGCCCCACCTCCTTCAGCCAGACTGTCCTTGGTATGAGGGGCATCATGCTCCGTGGTGGATACCTGCGCTTTCTGGTCACTACTAAAAAGGAGGGGTATGTGTTCACCTGCAGGTCTAGGGATCTGACCTTAGTGTCAATGCCctggccaccccccaccccttctACCCTTGACAGCTTACTTTCCTGTGGAAGAGTGGGGCAGAAAAGTACTTGGCTTGGGCCTCTGCTCCTTGGCATGGTAGGCGCCATGCACGGAGAACAAGCCTCCACCAGACTGTCCTCTGCTCCAGCTCCTGCCTGGTGGCTGCCTGATGTGCCACCAGGTTGGACTTTATTCTTCTTACTTTAACAGCTTTGCTTTTCCTCTTGGCCCCTCCCTGTATCCACTGGGACCATGCCcttctttttcccatttctttagcTCCCTCCACAGCTGTGAGAGCCAAGGAGGCTAATGGCCCAGGCTCCCTAGGGCCGTCACCCCTCTGTGGGGCAGTGGTGAGGGGGTGCTGGAGCTGGAGGCTGAGGGAATGTGAGTGTTCAACCAGGACAGGAAGGGAATTGCTGAGCTCAGGGATCCCCTCCCTTTCCCACCCCCAGctgcctctgtttcctccctcaacctcctccctgacccccccccacccccacccccgccacgcCACCGCCCTCCCTCAGCTTCCTGCACCCTTTGGCCTGCCCTTGTCCGGTCTGGATTGATCCAGACCTCCTCTTATCGCCCTCCTTTCCTTCTCACTCCTCCATCCTTCCCCCGCATTCCCACTTTACTCCTCCCCTAATTACTTGTTTGTTCGGTTGGGTGGGGGGATCTGGCAGGGGGACATGGATCGCTCTGCCCTGCGAGAGTTCTGGGTTGGGGCAGTGTTGGGGGCTCAGCCCCTCAGAGCCTGTGAGTCagcactgtccctgggattggtCTCTCCCCTTAGCTCCCCGCCCCTGGGGAGGAGCCAGGCAGCTCTAGGTCCAGCCTGTTCTCTTCTCAGCCTGAGAAGAGGCTCCACGCTGGGCGGGGATGGGGCCTGAAACTGTCTGGGTCTGAGCCGGGGAAGGCAGAGCTACttgtccctctccctccccaggaccCTTGAGATCCCTGGGCCACAGAGGTCCGATTAGACTAAGGGCCTGGGATGCCCCCTGCCTGGCCCCCTTGCCCTGACTGGCAGGGGGGCCAGGCTGGGCAGCAGCCTCCCTCTCACTCCAGCCATGGATCTCCTGCCCCCCAAGCCCAAGTATAACCCACTTCGGAATGAGTCTCTGTCATCGCTGGAGGAGGGGGCCTCAGGGTCCACCCCACCGGAGGAGCTGCCGTCCCCCTCAGCCTCGTCCCTGGGGCCCGTGCTGCCACCTGTGCCTGGGGACGATAGCCCCACCACCCTGTGCTCCTTCTTCCCCCGGATGAGCAGCCTGAAGCTGGCCAGCCCAGCTGGGGGGCGCCCGGGCCCGAAGGGGGAGCCAGGAAGGGCAAATGAGGACGGGGAGGGGGTCGCAGGGGCAGCCACGCTGGACTCaggccccctgcccctcctccaggacatGAACAAGCTGAGTGGAGGCGGCGGGCGCAGGACTCGGGTGGAAGGGGGCCAGCTGGGGGGCGAGGAGTGGACTCGCCACGGGAGCTTTGTCAATAAGCCCACGCGGGGCTGGCTGCATCCCAACGACAAAGTCATGGGACCCGGGGTTTCCTACTTGGTTCGGGTGAGTGAACAtcctctccctcccactccctcccggACCCCTCCAGTTCCTCTGCTTACTAATCTCGTTTTTTCCCCCCTGCTCTTCCCCAGCAACTCCCTTGGTTTCGGTTGTCCTGTTTCTTAAACCTTTCTTGCCCCTTCTCCAATTCTCTCACCTCTTCCCTTCCAGCTCTGTCTGGGGCCCCTTCCTTCTGTGactcccctacccccaccccgccATGCTTAGCACAAAGCCCAGCACAAGCCCTTAGTAAGTGTTGGAATGAGTGACTCTTGACTATCCCCTCCGGTCTCCTGCCCGCTTCTGGAGATGTCACTCCATCCCACCCGATGCCCCGTCACGCCTCCCAAATTCTCTTCCCACAGGCATGAGGTCCGCCTAGCTTGCCTTCTCTCTTTGCCCCTCTTGTCCTGCTTGTTGTGGGATATATCCATGGGCAGTGGgcagagcttcttcatctttactTCCCCGAGGGACCAAGGAAGGAGAAGTCCTAGGGCCTTTTATGaagaggtggggggaggtggcTTACCGATGTCCCCCTGTCCCTCCCCTCAGTACATGGGCTGTGTGGAGGTCCTGCAGTCAATGCGCGCCCTTGACTTCAACACCCGGACTCAGGTCACCAGGTTAGTGGGGCTTGGGGAGGAGTGGTCCCAGGATTCATGAGGGGTGGGGAGCATGGGTCACGTGGTGGTGGTGCTAGTGATGGCTTATCTTTGGGTGGTAAAGGGGGTTGAGAGAAAGTTAGGGAAGTGAGTCTAAGTCCTAATGTAAAGGGGCAACTCTGACCTGGCTCCTTCTTACTATCCAGCCCCGGGAGTTGTGGGGGAGGTGGCAGAGGCAGCTGGCAGCTAGAGCTGGAGTGGAAAATGGGGGTAGCTGGAAGGTTGCTGCTGCCTTTGGGAAGGGGATGGGACATTTGGTAGCTGGAAGGGGGTGGGGCCAGACCCATTGAGGCCCTAACCCAATCAGCCAGGAAGCGGCCTCTCAGTGTCATCAAATATTAAAGGCCCTTAATTCAATCCACCACGACAAAGAGCCTGGAGTGCCCCTGGAGTCTGGCCtggccttcccctcccccagccctgtggCGGCCCCAGCCGAGTGGGAGGCAGGCTCTGGGTCTGAGTATCCCTCTTTCCCCAGGGAGGCCATCAGTCTGGTGTGTGAGGCTGTGCCGGGTGCTAAGGGGGCAacaaggaggagaaaggtaccCGGGGTCGGTGGGGCTAGGGATGCTGGGATGTGGAGGAGCAGGGGGAAGGCTAGTGTGGGGCAGGTGGGGAGAAGTCTGGAAGGCAGGAGTGTGGGGGTTTCCTGGTGTGGGGGACCCCCCAGCTTCTGAGACCCTTGGGCCCTTCCGTAGCCCTGTAGCCGTCCACTCAGCTCCATTCTGGGGAGGAGTAACCTGAAATTTGCTGGAATGCCAATCACTCTGACCGTCTCCACCAGCAGCCTCAACCTCATGGCCGCAGACTGCAAACAGGTTGGTGGGGTGAGGCAGCTGGGGGGTGGGCAGAAACATCAATGGGAGGGCTAAATGGGAACTTGGTTATCTGGGAGAGAAGGCTTGGGAGCAGCGGAACAGTAGGGAAGGAGGAGATTAGGAGAACATACGTTGAGAAGCCAAAAGGATGAGACTGGGACTCCGGGGTCTTGGCCATTGGTGGGTGGTGCCCAGTAGACTCTGAGGCTGCCTGATGCCCAtcattcctttccttctccatcctctgCCCTAATGCTCAGATCATCGCCAACCACCACATGCAGTCCATCTCGTTTGCATCCGGCGGGGACCCGGTGAGTTGGGGAATGGAGCTCAGGTGGTGGGAGGAGAGTGAGGGGATTGGGAGGACACTGGCGAGAGAAGCGAGCCTGCTGGGATTGAGGCAGTGTCTGAGAAAGACTGGGCTTGAAGGGGTCAGGAGTGGGGTGGGGCTGTACAGTTTAGCTAACTGGCCTCTTCTGCCTCTGTCCACCCCAGGACACAGCCGAGTATGTTGCCTATGTTGCCAAAGACCCGGTGAATCAGAGAGGTGAGGTGTGGATGGGAGCATTGGGCGGGGCTGGCTGTCCAAGGGGCAGGTGAGCAGGGCCCGGGGGCTCCTCCTGCCAAGGACAGAGGCCGAGGGCCCCGTCTgtgcctcctcccagccccacgGTTCCCCCCGCCGCCCAGCTCCCTAACAGCCTCTGCTGCGCCCGCAGCCTGCCACATCCTGGAGTGTCCCGAAGGGCTCGCTCAGGATGTCATCAGCACCATCGGCCAGGCCTTCGAGCTGCGCTTCAAACAGTACCTCAGGAACCCGCCCAGGCTCGTCACCCCCCACGACAGGTGCGCGGGCGAGGCGGGTGGGGGGCCGGGGGCAGCCCGCTCCCGGGGGCCCCAGACCAGAACTGGAAAAGGAGGCCTCCTCTTCCCACATTCCAGCTCAGAAAAGGGCAGGGAAGGAAATAACCTGCATGCCCCTGCTTCCTGCTATTCTTAAGTTTCCTGTAGCTGGCAGGAAGGTGCTCCGTGGCCCTGCCCGCTGCAGGGCCAGCTCTTCCCGTCGGGTGCCCGTGGCGGGGCTGCAGTGCAGGACGCCCAGCTTGTCCCTGGCTAGATGGGCTTCTCTTTTCCCAGCCGTCTCGTTTCTGGTCTGTCCTTTTGTGCTTCTCTCCGTATGTAGTTTAGTTCTTCACGTTCTTGTCTCTAGAAGCCATCAAGAATTTGGGCAAGGGAGGATGGCTTTTTCCTGAGATGGTCACGTTTCCCACCTCAGACCAGTAGGATCGAGTATTTAGAGGAGGTGTTGCAATATTCTGGGGCACCCCCTCCCTGGTTACTTGGtgcttcccctccctcttgggagACTAC
It contains:
- the SHC1 gene encoding SHC-transforming protein 1 isoform X3, which gives rise to MDLLPPKPKYNPLRNESLSSLEEGASGSTPPEELPSPSASSLGPVLPPVPGDDSPTTLCSFFPRMSSLKLASPAGGRPGPKGEPGRANEDGEGVAGAATLDSGPLPLLQDMNKLSGGGGRRTRVEGGQLGGEEWTRHGSFVNKPTRGWLHPNDKVMGPGVSYLVRYMGCVEVLQSMRALDFNTRTQVTREAISLVCEAVPGAKGATRRRKPCSRPLSSILGRSNLKFAGMPITLTVSTSSLNLMAADCKQIIANHHMQSISFASGGDPDTAEYVAYVAKDPVNQRACHILECPEGLAQDVISTIGQAFELRFKQYLRNPPRLVTPHDRMAGFDGSAWDEEEEEPPDHQYYNDFPGKEPPLGGVVDMRLREGALPGAARPTPPSAQTPSHLGATLPVGQPAGGDPEARRQMPPPPPSSAGRELFDDPSYVNVQNLDKARQAGAGAGPPNPTINGSAPRDLFDMKPFEDALRMPPPPQSTAMAEQLRGEPWFHGKLSRREAEALLQVNGDFLVRESTTTPGQYVLTGLQSGQPKHLLLVDPEGVVRTKDHRFESVSHLISYHMDNHLPIISAGSELCLQQPVERKL
- the SHC1 gene encoding SHC-transforming protein 1 isoform X1 translates to MDLLPPKPKYNPLRNESLSSLEEGASGSTPPEELPSPSASSLGPVLPPVPGDDSPTTLCSFFPRMSSLKLASPAGGRPGPKGEPGRANEDGEGVAGAATLDSGPLPLLQDMNKLSGGGGRRTRVEGGQLGGEEWTRHGSFVNKPTRGWLHPNDKVMGPGVSYLVRYMGCVEVLQSMRALDFNTRTQVTREAISLVCEAVPGAKGATRRRKPCSRPLSSILGRSNLKFAGMPITLTVSTSSLNLMAADCKQIIANHHMQSISFASGGDPDTAEYVAYVAKDPVNQRAPRFPPPPSSLTASAAPAACHILECPEGLAQDVISTIGQAFELRFKQYLRNPPRLVTPHDRMAGFDGSAWDEEEEEPPDHQYYNDFPGKEPPLGGVVDMRLREGALPGAARPTPPSAQTPSHLGATLPVGQPAGGDPEARRQMPPPPPSSAGRELFDDPSYVNVQNLDKARQAGAGAGPPNPTINGSAPRDLFDMKPFEDALRMPPPPQSTAMAEQLRGEPWFHGKLSRREAEALLQVNGDFLVRESTTTPGQYVLTGLQSGQPKHLLLVDPEGVVRTKDHRFESVSHLISYHMDNHLPIISAGSELCLQQPVERKL
- the CKS1B gene encoding cyclin-dependent kinases regulatory subunit 1 isoform X1; this translates as MSHKQIYYSDKYDDEEFEYRHVMLPKDIAKLVPKTHLMSESEWRNLGVQQSQGWVHYMIHEPDLTLSEPHILLFRRPLPKKPKK
- the SHC1 gene encoding SHC-transforming protein 1 isoform a (isoform a is encoded by transcript variant 1) encodes the protein MDLLPPKPKYNPLRNESLSSLEEGASGSTPPEELPSPSASSLGPVLPPVPGDDSPTTLCSFFPRMSSLKLASPAGGRPGPKGEPGRANEDGEGVAGAATLDSGPLPLLQDMNKLSGGGGRRTRVEGGQLGGEEWTRHGSFVNKPTRGWLHPNDKVMGPGVSYLVRYMGCVEVLQSMRALDFNTRTQVTREAISLVCEAVPGAKGATRRRKPCSRPLSSILGRSNLKFAGMPITLTVSTSSLNLMAADCKQIIANHHMQSISFASGGDPDTAEYVAYVAKDPVNQRACHILECPEGLAQDVISTIGQAFELRFKQYLRNPPRLVTPHDRMAGFDGSAWDEEEEEPPDHQYYNDFPGKEPPLGGVVDMRLREGALPGAARPTPPSAQTPSHLGATLPVGQPAGGDPEARRQMPPPPPSSGRELFDDPSYVNVQNLDKARQAGAGAGPPNPTINGSAPRDLFDMKPFEDALRMPPPPQSTAMAEQLRGEPWFHGKLSRREAEALLQVNGDFLVRESTTTPGQYVLTGLQSGQPKHLLLVDPEGVVRTKDHRFESVSHLISYHMDNHLPIISAGSELCLQQPVERKL
- the CKS1B gene encoding cyclin-dependent kinases regulatory subunit 1, whose amino-acid sequence is MSHKQIYYSDKYDDEEFEYRHVMLPKDIAKLVPKTHLMSESEWRNLGVQQSQGWVHYMIHEPEPHILLFRRPLPKKPKK
- the SHC1 gene encoding SHC-transforming protein 1 isoform X2 — protein: MDLLPPKPKYNPLRNESLSSLEEGASGSTPPEELPSPSASSLGPVLPPVPGDDSPTTLCSFFPRMSSLKLASPAGGRPGPKGEPGRANEDGEGVAGAATLDSGPLPLLQDMNKLSGGGGRRTRVEGGQLGGEEWTRHGSFVNKPTRGWLHPNDKVMGPGVSYLVRYMGCVEVLQSMRALDFNTRTQVTREAISLVCEAVPGAKGATRRRKPCSRPLSSILGRSNLKFAGMPITLTVSTSSLNLMAADCKQIIANHHMQSISFASGGDPDTAEYVAYVAKDPVNQRAPRFPPPPSSLTASAAPAACHILECPEGLAQDVISTIGQAFELRFKQYLRNPPRLVTPHDRMAGFDGSAWDEEEEEPPDHQYYNDFPGKEPPLGGVVDMRLREGALPGAARPTPPSAQTPSHLGATLPVGQPAGGDPEARRQMPPPPPSSGRELFDDPSYVNVQNLDKARQAGAGAGPPNPTINGSAPRDLFDMKPFEDALRMPPPPQSTAMAEQLRGEPWFHGKLSRREAEALLQVNGDFLVRESTTTPGQYVLTGLQSGQPKHLLLVDPEGVVRTKDHRFESVSHLISYHMDNHLPIISAGSELCLQQPVERKL